In a genomic window of Glycine max cultivar Williams 82 chromosome 13, Glycine_max_v4.0, whole genome shotgun sequence:
- the MYB53 gene encoding MYB transcription factor MYB53: MGRPPCCDKEGVKKGPWTPEEDIILVSYIQEHGPSNWKAVPANTGLSRCSKSCRLRWTNYLRPGIKRGNFTDQEEKMIIHLQALLGNRWAAIAAYLPQRTDNDIKNYWNTYLKKKLNKLEAGSDQGHNIGVSVSQPMSRGQWERRLQTDIRMAKRALIEALSSNKASSSSTLLLAESNSNLSSENSIFYNSNTNKPTTQSMCYASSADNIARLLKGWMKNTPKLASCAASAVTQNSFNNLAGADTAFSEGITTTKGSTSTSTVELSETFDSLFGYESLDYSSNSEFSPSLSPEATPFQDESKPDITADGIDMPFSLLEKWLLDDAACQEKLGF; the protein is encoded by the exons ATGGGAAGGCCaccatgttgtgataaagaaGGTGTAAAGAAAGGACCTTGGACTCCTGAAGAAGACATCATTTTGGTGTCTTATATTCAGGAACATGGTCCTAGCAATTGGAAAGCTGTTCCTGCCAATACTG GGTTGTCAAGGTGCAGTAAGAGTTGTAGACTTAGATGGACTAATTACCTGAGACCAGGAATCAAAAGGGGTAACTTCACAGACCAAGAGGAGAAGATGATAATCCATCTTCAAGCACTTTTAGGGAACAG ATGGGCTGCAATAGCTGCTTACCTACCACAAAGAACAGATAATGACATAAAAAACTATTGGAACACCTATTTGAAAAAGAAGCTGAACAAATTGGAAGCAGGTTCTGATCAGGGACATAATATTGGGGTTTCAGTTTCTCAGCCAATGTCAAGAGGCCAGTGGGAAAGAAGGCTTCAAACAGATATCCGCATGGCTAAAAGAGCACTTATTGAAGCACTCTCATCAAACAaggcatcatcatcatctacCTTGTTATTAGCTGAATCAAATTCAAACCTCTCCAGTGAAAATAGCATCTTCTATAATAGTAACACTAATAAACCCACAACACAATCTATGTGCTATGCTTCAAGTGCTGACAACATAGCTCGTTTGTTGAAAGGGTGGATGAAAAATACACCAAAATTAGCCTCATGTGCTGCCTCAGCTGTGACTCAAAATTCCTTTAACAACTTGGCTGGTGCTGACACTGCTTTTAGTGAAGGAATTACAACAACAAAGGGAAGCACAAGCACTAGTACTGTTGAGTTGTCTGAGACTTTTGACTCCTTGTTTGGTTATGAGTCTTTGGATTATTCTTCAAATTCTGAGTTCTCACCATCTCTTTCTCCCGAGGCTACTCCTTTCCAAGATGAGAGCAAGCCAGATATAACTGCAGATGGAATAGACATGCCTTTCTCTTTGCTTGAGAAATGGCTTCTAGATGATGCTGCTTGTCAAGAGAAACTTGGCTTCTAG